TCCGGGTCATGCTTGCCGTCGTCACCGGCGTCCCCGAGCACAGGCTGCGGGTGGTCGCCCCCGACGTGGGCGGCGGCTTCGGCTCCAAACTCCAGGTGTACGGCGAGGAGGCGATCGCCCTCACGGTCGCGCGGCGCCTCGGGCGACCGGTGAAGTGGACCGAGTCCCGCTCGGAGGGCTACCTGGCGACGCACCACGGCCGGGGCATGATCCAGGACATCGAGATCGCCGCGACCCGCGACGGGCGACTCCTGGGCCTCAAGGCCGACCTGCTGGTCGACATGGGCGCCTACCTGATGCTGGTCACCCCCGGCATCCCGATCCTGGGCGCGTTCATGTACCCGGGCATCTACAAGATGGACTCCTACGAGCTGAACGTCACCGGCGTCTTCACGACCAGGACGCCGACCGACGCCTACCGCGGTGCCGGGCGCCCGGAGGCGACGTACGCCATCGAGCGGATCATGGACGAGCTGGCCGTCGAACTCGGCCTGGACCCGGTGGAGTTGCGGCGCCGGAACTGGATCCGGCACGAGGAGTTCCCGTACACCACGATCGCGGGGCTGACCTACGACAGCGGCAACTACGAGGCGGCGACCGACAAGGCGCTCGCGCTGTTCGACTACGACAAGCTGCGTGCCGAGCAGGCGGACCGCAGCCGGCGGGGCGACACCGTGCGGCTCGGGATCGGCGTGTCGACGTACACCGAGATGTGCGGGCTGGCGCCGAGCCGGGTGCTGCGGGACCTCCGGTACGCGGCCGGTGGCTGGGAGGCGGCGAGCGTGCGCATGCTGCCGACCGGGAAGGTCGAGGTGGTCACCGGGACGAGTCCGCACGGACAGGGGCACGTGACCAGCTGGAGCCAGATCGCCGCCGACGTGCTCGGGGTGCCCTTCGACGACGTGCAGGTCGTGCACGGCGACACCAAGGCGGCCCCGCAGGGCATGGACACCTACGGCTCGCGCTCGCTCGTCGTCGGCGGCACCGCCGTGCACCACGCGGCCACGAAGGTGGTCGACAAGGCACGCAAGGTCGCCGCCCATCTGCTCGAGGCGAGCGAGCGGGACCTGGAGTTCGCGGACGGCGTCTTCTCCGTGAAGGGCTCGCCGGACGCGCGCAGGACGATCCAGGAGGTCGCCTTCGAGACGTTCACCTCGCACGACCTGCCCGACGGAGTGGAACCGACCATCAACGCGGGCCACTTGACCGACCCGGACAACTTCTCCTACCCGCACGGCACCCATCTGTGCGCGGTGGAGGTCGACACCGAGACCGGGCGGACCAGGATCAGGTCGTACGTCGCCGTCGACGACGTCGGCCGGGTCGTCAACCCGATGATCGTCGAGGGCCAGGTGCACGGCGGACTCGCGCAGGGCATCGCGCAGGCCCTGTACGAGGAGGCGGTCTACGACGACGAGGGCAACCTGGTCTCCGGGACGATGGCCGACTACCTGGTGCCGTCGGCCCCCGACCTGCCCGAGTTCGTGACCGACCGCACGGAGACGCCCGCGACGACGAACCCCCTGGGTGTGAAGGGAGTCGGCGAGGCGGGCACCATCGCCTCCACCCCGGCCGTCGTCGGCGCGATCGTGGACGCCCTGCGCCCGCTGGGCGTGCGCGACGTGCGGATGCCCTGCACGCCCGAGCGGGTCTGGCAGGCCCTGAAGGAGGCCTCGGCATGATTCCCCCGACCTTCGACTACGCCCGCCCGAGCAGCGTCGAGGACGCGGTGCGCGTCCTCGCGGAGGGTGGCGAGGACGCCAAGGTGCTGGCCGGCGGACAGAGCCTGCTGCCCCTGCTGCGGCTGCGGCTCGCCTTCCCCGAACTGGTCGTGGACGTGGGCCGCGTGCCCGGGCTCACCGGGGTCCGCGAGGAGGGCGACACGCTGGTCGTCGGCGCCCTGACCACCCACCACGACGTGGTCCGCGACCCGCTGGTCCGCCGGCACGCGGGCCTCCTCGCCGCCGCGACGGCCGGGGTCGGCGATCCCGCCGTACGGCATCGGGGCACCCTCGGCGGTTCCCTGGCGCACGCCGACCCGGCCGGTGACCTGCCCGCCGTCGCGCTCGCCCTGGACGCCGAGCTGGTGGCCGTGGGGCCGGGCGGCCGGCGCGCGATCCCCGCGCGGGAGTTCTTCGTCGACTACCTCCAGACCGCGCTGGAGCCCGACGAGCTCCTGGTGGAGATCCGGATCCCGAAGACCGACGGCTGGGGCTTCCACTACGAGAAGTTCCACCGGGTGGCGCAGTCCTGGGCGGTCGTCGGGGTGGCCGCACTGGTGCGGCGCGACGACGGGCACATCGCCGAGGCCAGGATCGGGCTCACCAACATGGGCTCCACTCCCCTGCGCGCCACGGCGACCGAGGAGGCGCTGACCGGCGCCGGGGACCCCCCGGCCGTGGCTCGGGCCGCGGAGTCGGCGGCGGAGGGGACCCGGCCCCCGCGGGACCTGTCGGGGTCGCCCGAGTACCGGGCGCACCTCGCGCGGGTGCTGACCGGGCGGGCGGTGCTGGCCGCCGCCGGGATGGGGTGAGCGGGGGCGTGGACGGCCCGGAGGAGGTGCGGGCCCGCCTCGCGGAGACGGGGTACCTCGTCGACGACGGGCTGGCGACCGCCTGCTTCCTGGCACTGAGGCTGCACCGGCCGCTGTTCTGCGAGGGCGACGCGGGCGTCGGCAAGACCGCGCTCGCCGCCGCCCTCGCCGAGGCCCTCGGCGCCCCGCTGATCCGGCTCCAGTGCCACGAGGGCATCGACGCATCCCAGGCCCTGTACGACTGGGACTTCCCCCGTCAGCTGCTGCATCTGCGGGCCGCCGAGGCGGCCGGTGCCGTGGACGCCGAGCGGGTGGAGAGCGAGCTGTACGACCGCCGGTTCCTGGTCGTCCGGCCGCTGCTGCGGGCGCTGGAGACCTGGCCGTCGGTGCTGCTGATCGACGAGATCGACCGCGCCGACGACGAGTTCGAGGCGTTCCTGCTGGAGCTGCTGTCGGAGTTCTCGGTGACGATCCCGGAGCTGGGGACGCTGCGGGCCGAGGTGCCGCCGGTGGTCGTCCTGACGTCGAACCGGACGCGTGAGGTGCACGACGCGCTGAAGCGGCGGTGCCTGTACCACTGGTTCGAGCATCCCGGCTTCGACCGTGAACTCGCCA
Above is a window of Streptomyces griseorubiginosus DNA encoding:
- a CDS encoding MoxR family ATPase; this translates as MDGPEEVRARLAETGYLVDDGLATACFLALRLHRPLFCEGDAGVGKTALAAALAEALGAPLIRLQCHEGIDASQALYDWDFPRQLLHLRAAEAAGAVDAERVESELYDRRFLVVRPLLRALETWPSVLLIDEIDRADDEFEAFLLELLSEFSVTIPELGTLRAEVPPVVVLTSNRTREVHDALKRRCLYHWFEHPGFDRELAIVRRRLPGVSARLAEQVTGLVQTLRAEDLLKPPGVAETIDWAEALDALGASEVDAELALATLGSVLKYREDAERARGALPAALKDA
- a CDS encoding xanthine dehydrogenase family protein molybdopterin-binding subunit, with translation MSEVGTARLRKEDARLVTGQTRWTDNIDTTGLLHLAILRSPMAHARVDRVDVSPALERPGVVAAFSGADLADGLGSLPCAWPVTEDIVLPDHPPIAVDEVRYAGDPVAVVVARDRYAAADALEAVEVDYTPLPPVLDLEAALAEGAPLVHSDKGTNRCYDWPLRTGEDFEAVRRRAEVTLRRRYHQQRLIPNAMEPRAVVVTPVAAADEYTVYSSTQIPHILRVMLAVVTGVPEHRLRVVAPDVGGGFGSKLQVYGEEAIALTVARRLGRPVKWTESRSEGYLATHHGRGMIQDIEIAATRDGRLLGLKADLLVDMGAYLMLVTPGIPILGAFMYPGIYKMDSYELNVTGVFTTRTPTDAYRGAGRPEATYAIERIMDELAVELGLDPVELRRRNWIRHEEFPYTTIAGLTYDSGNYEAATDKALALFDYDKLRAEQADRSRRGDTVRLGIGVSTYTEMCGLAPSRVLRDLRYAAGGWEAASVRMLPTGKVEVVTGTSPHGQGHVTSWSQIAADVLGVPFDDVQVVHGDTKAAPQGMDTYGSRSLVVGGTAVHHAATKVVDKARKVAAHLLEASERDLEFADGVFSVKGSPDARRTIQEVAFETFTSHDLPDGVEPTINAGHLTDPDNFSYPHGTHLCAVEVDTETGRTRIRSYVAVDDVGRVVNPMIVEGQVHGGLAQGIAQALYEEAVYDDEGNLVSGTMADYLVPSAPDLPEFVTDRTETPATTNPLGVKGVGEAGTIASTPAVVGAIVDALRPLGVRDVRMPCTPERVWQALKEASA
- a CDS encoding xanthine dehydrogenase family protein subunit M encodes the protein MIPPTFDYARPSSVEDAVRVLAEGGEDAKVLAGGQSLLPLLRLRLAFPELVVDVGRVPGLTGVREEGDTLVVGALTTHHDVVRDPLVRRHAGLLAAATAGVGDPAVRHRGTLGGSLAHADPAGDLPAVALALDAELVAVGPGGRRAIPAREFFVDYLQTALEPDELLVEIRIPKTDGWGFHYEKFHRVAQSWAVVGVAALVRRDDGHIAEARIGLTNMGSTPLRATATEEALTGAGDPPAVARAAESAAEGTRPPRDLSGSPEYRAHLARVLTGRAVLAAAGMG